The genomic window CCCGAGGGAGGACTTACAGCTGTAGGTCTTCTCACACAGGGAGCAGGGGAACACCCCTCTGGGGGGTTCTGCCCAACCTGGCAACGCAGAGTTCGAGATGCCCGAATggtcctgcttcctgtcctccaggaAGTAGTTCTCCTGAGTCATGGTGGAGCGGTCCTGgtcagggggaagggggaggagcttcCTGCTCTCCTGGGGCAGATCTCCTCCATCACGCTCCACCCCAACCTCCTGCGTTTCCAACTTCACAAAATGGCCGCCCTCATCCTCGCTTTCCTCCGTGGTGACGCAGCTGCCGGGGACCACGGTAACCCTGACGATGCTGTCGCCGTCAGTGGAGTCGTCTTCTGGTTCGGACGCTGACTGAAGAGGGGCGTGATCTTCCAGGTCGACGTAGTTCACCTCCGAGACCTCCATCTTGATTGGCTTGGCGAGGTTGAGAggggacagaggctgggagagatcGATGGCGCAGGAGTTTTCAGCATCAGGGTCGCTTTTTATGAAGGCAGGAACTGTTAGGGTGGACACAGATGCAGTTTTTGCAAGAGCGGGCAGAGGTAAACATCTTTTAACCCCTCTCCTTTTGGCTCCGCGTGTTCTGTTGGCGCTGCTGCTGTCTGTTGGAGACAGAGGGCCGGACTGGAGAGAAGCTTCATATTGACTGTCTGTAACAGAAAGGACAACGTCAGACAGCTCATTATAAAGGAGTTAGGCTAAACGTCTTTAGCTGGTTGTTTACACGATtagcaacaacaaacaactgAGTTGTGAGCCACTTGTGATCGAAAAgcttttatttgaaactttgtCACTGCCTAACATGTATGTTAACTGGCCGCAACACCGTAATTTCAACACACGACAAAGCTCAGGGCGAGTGGGAGTGTCATCGATGCCCTACTCCGAATCACCCATTTCGCAGTTTACTGTAGCCTATACATAGGACAGGAGAGGATGTAGAAATGTACCTCTGTTTTTGCCCTCCTCGTGTAGCCTTCGCTTTAGATCTTTATTTTCAGCTTCAATTCTCAGAATTGTACCCTGGTACTCAGACAAGGTCTCATCTACTGAGTCAAGTATGTCACTCACTGTCGCTCTAAAAATCTCATTCAGAGATGACTCTAAGAACATTTTTAAGTCGTTTGATTTGGTCATAATTGGCCAATGAAAAATATATGTGAAAATACACTCTAAAGAGGTAACTTGGCGTGTGGGTTCGTACAGTGATGCTGCCGTGTACGGAACAAACAAAGACGGCGTCGCATGAAAATGACGTAGACACCGTTTCCTTGTTTCTCGCTTGGGTCTTGATGGTTCGCGTGCACCCGGTTACCGCCTCCGCAGTTCTGGAGTGGACATTGCTGCCGTAGGATCACTCGCTGAGTAACACCTGGCAGGTAGCTAGCTTTAGGCACTGTACAATCTTATCTGCACTACTGTTGAAGTTTGTGTTAACGTTATCAGCAGTAGATGCACAACCCCAACGTGGATATTTAACGTAGCGTTAATACGTTTATAAAACTCTGTGGAGCGTTTGGGACGTCTCGTTTTGACCGTCTCGTTGTGCTCAGACCAAACTTTTAAAAGTAACAACTTCTTTGACTTAAAAATAAGGCCGAAGCCACAGCCCAAGGTCGGCCACTGTGCAGAGCTGTGTTAGCTGGATTCTCAGCAGCCGGTTTTGGGCGATTTGTTGTGAGTATATGGAACGCcagtgtgtacacacactgaGTAAACCCGTCAAAGGATGCCTGTTGAAACTCCTCACTCCTCGGTGTTGCTCGGCGGTGTAGGAATGAAGTCAGACCTCTCTCCGTGACCCGGGGGAGTGGCGGGGCCGGGTCCTCTCAGGTGTCTTAGTCCTCGCAGGCTATCTGCCAATCACAATGAGCCCTTTCTTTACCTTTTTCTGTTGTCTCTTGTCAGTGTTCCCTCCTCCTCGAGCCCTCCTCCTTCTGTCGTGTTTCCAAGACACATCCGCGTTACAGCGGGGCAGAGGGAGCGGAAGCTTGAAGTATCTAGTTAGCTGGAGGAGTGACTCGTTAAAGACCTCTGGGTACCCCAGGTGATGGTGAGTTCACAGCTTGTTTTGTGCTTCTGTGTGagagtatttgtttgtgtgagtgtgtgagtgtgtgcctctgtgcttgagtgtgtgagtatgtgtctgtgtgtgtgtgtgccgctgtgtgcacacgtgtgaaACAGCCTTCTGAAGGTTCACCCTGTGTTCTAAACTGTGTGTGCCGCTGTGCTTGTGTgcgtaagcatgtgtgtgtctgtgtgcatgcatgtgtgaggcagaaagatgtgtgtgtgtgtgtgtgtgtgtgtgtgtgtgtgtaccgctGCCTTGCTCCAGAGCTGTAGAGACAGCAGGCTGCTGTAAGCTGTGTTAGCTGACTGATCATATGATGTCTTTAGGGAGCGCTTAGCCTTGACGGGGGAAGCTAAACATCAAACTGCTTTACTGTTTGTCATTTATTGACTGCATTTGGAACATTACAGTTTAAGAAAGGGTGTTCTGTGTTTGAGTTCCAGTGGAGTTTATATTTCTGAATATGTTGAATGTTTTGATGTCTGTTATGTCATCTGGTTTGGATCAGTGACATCTCGATGCACAGCTGTGATGTCAGGGCTGGCAGATTCACATGCACAGTCTTAATCTGTTCAGTGTTTACAGTTACATCTGACTTTGTTATTCATTCAGCTTCTATCCAGAGCGGCGTACTGATGGTGCGTCTAGCAGACGGGCAGAAGACCAGAGGtcaggagaggttagaggaggtgaCAGAGGTCTGAGATGTTATCTACAGGGGtaaggagaggttagaggaggtgaCAGAGATCTGAGATGTTATCTACAGGGGtcaggagaggttagaggaggtgaCAGAGATCTGAGATGTGCTTACCTGCAGGAGACACAGGGGACGGCTCAACACTATTTTTGGTCCCAGCTACTTTGTTTCCCCTTGCAGATAGTACCTCCTCATAGTCGTCATAGCGATGGTACCCTAGAAGACTCCTGGATAGGAGTGAATAGAACAATCAGCAGAGTTGTGCAACGATGACGCAATGACGATCCTCTCCAACCAATCAGAAGCCTGCAGTGTTTTCACACAGTAGGACAGAGCTCTCAGGTTTGCCTGATGGAAAGCATCCAGGTGTAACTGAGCTGGTACCAGGCTGTGGAGGAGCGTATTATGGTTCCAGAGGTTGGTCACTGACAGAGATCTAGATTAATAACTAAAGTGTTGTTAATCCAAACAGAGGATGACTGGAGCCTGCGTTAGTTTAACATGACCTATGAATTCATGGTGACTGAGTGTGTTTGTAGTCTATCCCACGCTATGATGATGTAtgcagcctacacacacacacacacacacacgcacacgcacacacacacacgaagctCTGGTTCATCTGGAGGAAGTTAGCCTGTCCTCCCTTTTTTCTCTGTTTCCAAACCGTCTTGGCTCACTGTACAGAGGCTCTTGCACCCGTAACAGGAAGTGATAAGCAAGCACCCGCACAGGAAGTATGCCCAGTAGCTGTGCCGGATGTGGGTTTCTGTgacgtagagagagaaagagagagagagaggggggggtgggagagagagaaacagacacagtggatgaaacagaaagagagcggGGGATGTTTGCAGCATCAGGTTATGTTATAATGAGCTGCAGAGATGTTGAGATGAGAGAGTTGAACATCTGCCTCCTTCCTGTGTGGTTAGATGCTGGTAACGTCTGGCCTGCTAGCTGGTGCAGGCCACTGTTAGCTCAGACGGTTAGCTGTCCATCTGATGAGGACGTTTAGTCAGCACTTTCACCCTGCTTACCCCCACCCTTCTAACTATCTTAGATctgcaccttctctctctctctccctcacacacactctatgtctctcccccctctctccgtctcactGTCGtacacactatctctctctcatacactctcttccccctctccctcacacactctctatatctctcaccccccccccccccctctctctctctctcctgtgtggtcaGGAAG from Hypomesus transpacificus isolate Combined female unplaced genomic scaffold, fHypTra1 scaffold_133, whole genome shotgun sequence includes these protein-coding regions:
- the LOC124488357 gene encoding zinc finger protein 436-like isoform X1, producing MTKSNDLKMFLESSLNEIFRATVSDILDSVDETLSEYQGTILRIEAENKDLKRRLHEEGKNRDSQYEASLQSGPLSPTDSSSANRTRGAKRRGVKRCLPLPALAKTASVSTLTVPAFIKSDPDAENSCAIDLSQPLSPLNLAKPIKMEVSEVNYVDLEDHAPLQSASEPEDDSTDGDSIVRVTVVPGSCVTTEESEDEGGHFVKLETQEVGVERDGGDLPQESRKLLPLPPDQDRSTMTQENYFLEDRKQDHSGISNSALPGWAEPPRGVFPCSLCEKTYSCKSSLGAHQRSHGEDKIHRCSYCSKTFRRADLLRSHRRTHTGERPYSCNLCEKTYSHAGQLRIHKRTHTGERPYSCPYASCGKCFSEHNQLKVHLRTHTGERPYTCKVCGKTFSNAGNLKIHERIHTGEKPYCCGQCGKRFNNMGDLKTHYRIHTGERPFHCDQCEKTFSQAGHLTIHKRMHTGEKPYSCSECGKRFSVTSSLKLHLRTHTGEKKYSCSCCSKTFSRAGHLKRHALVHTRERLHECQQCGKTYTDQSSLKKHLKTHS